A region of Rhodanobacteraceae bacterium DNA encodes the following proteins:
- a CDS encoding TonB-dependent receptor, translated as MRLDRSELSKAVQTALSLGAVAAVGVAGTAFAQNTTTTQNDQKQPQTLQTIVVTGSHIRRVDLETANPVTTVSAAQIQNSGALTLGDLVQDLPQITGSPQNTRVNNGGGSGASFANLRGLGSGRTLVLVDGQRMLNQDLNIIPAELVERIEVLNDGGAVTYGSDAIGGVINFILKKNYQGAQFSANYGISDHDDGERTGASFIFGQTSDKGSILAGVDYNKQDGISSGNRDFSKLALYRYYGNIYAFGSSRNPFGRAFLKTTDSNGATATAPTYGTYGCSSVTRKAPGAGSGQALSDYRCYSGATDSYNYQAVNYDLTPQERTNAFFKGDYQLTDNVQVFANFFHNKTTSNSALAALPFDAFSDGVVISKDSMYNPFGIDFGPSTNNTTANGGYAQYNFLTRWTGVGQRQGHVTTTTDQGMLGLRGGIGSWNWDAEYTYGHFSQQVHTLGDFIYNTQFKQALGPSMLVNGVPTCVGTPGDAATAIPGCTPLNIFDVNDPAALAVEKQFVATLFGNNMTVRRQYAVNASGPIFSLPAGDMQLAVGADYRKEYANNLVDFLTIANPVNGTCSAPQSACTSPLQGGFNVKEAYGELFIPVLKDQPFFRALNVDLGARYSKYSLAGSTSNWKVAVEWRPIDDLLLRGTVQKVFRAPTLGALFTGAAGNAPPFSDPCIGLSAAQLAAHANACQNVPPNSTFQSLQNGLAQATGVVSGSVAAGVNLMPEQGKSFDWGAVYSPHYVPGLTLNADLWRIYLNNTITTPSATVIAGTCFSNDSSPLCALIHRRPNGQVAFISQPTVNLGRLDTSGLDAGATYQIPQIAWVPGQFTLSVLGTYLTRYNINTVPGSPGGQVYHVAGHYYNGIGSYPRVRGQANLNWQDGPWNASWRVQYIGSETAGSWNPAENQNGESGAQLYAFRVPTIVYNYAQVSYNIQPINTTVSVGVDNVFDKQPPIFTQSITLNADTDVNTYDTIGRFYWARATVKF; from the coding sequence ATGAGACTCGACCGCAGTGAGCTGTCCAAGGCCGTGCAGACGGCTCTTTCGCTGGGTGCCGTCGCTGCCGTGGGTGTTGCCGGAACTGCTTTCGCGCAGAACACCACCACGACGCAGAACGACCAGAAGCAACCGCAAACCCTGCAGACCATCGTGGTCACGGGTTCGCACATCCGCCGCGTGGACCTGGAAACCGCCAACCCGGTGACCACCGTCAGCGCCGCGCAGATCCAGAACAGCGGTGCATTGACTCTGGGCGACCTGGTCCAGGATCTGCCGCAGATCACCGGTTCTCCGCAGAACACGCGCGTCAACAACGGCGGCGGCAGCGGCGCGTCCTTCGCCAACCTGCGCGGTCTCGGCAGCGGCCGTACCTTGGTGCTGGTCGATGGCCAGCGCATGCTGAACCAGGACCTCAACATCATTCCGGCCGAACTGGTCGAGCGCATCGAAGTGCTGAACGACGGTGGCGCAGTGACCTACGGTTCAGACGCCATCGGCGGCGTGATCAACTTCATCCTGAAGAAGAACTATCAGGGTGCGCAGTTCTCCGCCAACTACGGCATCTCCGACCATGATGACGGGGAGCGCACGGGCGCCAGCTTCATCTTCGGCCAGACCTCCGACAAGGGCAGCATCCTTGCGGGCGTGGACTACAACAAGCAGGACGGCATCTCGTCGGGCAACCGCGACTTCTCCAAGCTGGCGTTGTATCGCTACTACGGCAACATCTACGCGTTCGGTTCCAGCCGCAACCCGTTCGGTCGCGCGTTCCTCAAGACCACCGACTCCAACGGTGCGACTGCGACGGCGCCGACGTACGGCACCTACGGTTGCAGCAGCGTCACCCGCAAGGCCCCCGGCGCCGGCTCGGGTCAGGCGCTTTCGGATTACCGTTGCTACAGCGGCGCCACCGATTCGTACAACTACCAGGCGGTCAACTACGACCTGACCCCGCAGGAACGCACCAACGCGTTCTTCAAGGGCGACTACCAGTTGACCGACAACGTGCAGGTGTTCGCCAACTTCTTCCACAACAAGACCACCTCGAACTCGGCGCTGGCGGCACTGCCGTTCGATGCGTTCAGCGACGGCGTGGTCATTTCCAAGGACAGCATGTACAACCCGTTCGGGATTGATTTCGGTCCATCGACCAACAATACGACGGCGAACGGCGGCTATGCCCAGTACAACTTCCTGACCCGTTGGACCGGCGTCGGCCAGCGCCAGGGCCACGTCACCACGACTACCGACCAGGGCATGCTCGGGCTGCGCGGCGGCATCGGCTCCTGGAATTGGGATGCGGAATACACCTATGGGCACTTCAGCCAGCAGGTCCACACCTTGGGTGACTTCATCTACAACACCCAGTTCAAGCAGGCGCTCGGTCCGTCGATGCTGGTCAACGGTGTGCCTACCTGCGTGGGTACCCCGGGTGATGCGGCCACGGCGATCCCGGGTTGCACTCCGCTCAACATCTTCGATGTCAACGACCCGGCTGCGCTCGCGGTCGAGAAACAATTCGTCGCGACGCTGTTCGGCAACAACATGACCGTGCGGCGGCAATACGCGGTCAACGCCAGCGGCCCCATCTTCAGCCTCCCCGCGGGCGACATGCAGTTGGCGGTGGGCGCGGATTACCGCAAGGAGTACGCGAACAACCTCGTCGACTTCCTCACCATCGCCAATCCGGTCAACGGAACCTGCTCGGCTCCGCAGTCGGCGTGCACCTCGCCCCTGCAGGGTGGCTTCAACGTCAAGGAAGCGTACGGCGAATTGTTCATCCCGGTCCTGAAGGACCAGCCGTTCTTCCGCGCGTTGAACGTCGACCTGGGTGCGCGTTATTCGAAGTACTCCCTGGCCGGCAGCACCAGCAACTGGAAGGTGGCGGTCGAATGGCGGCCCATTGATGACTTGCTGCTGCGCGGCACCGTGCAGAAGGTCTTCCGTGCGCCGACTCTCGGAGCCCTGTTCACGGGTGCGGCTGGCAACGCGCCGCCGTTCAGCGATCCGTGCATCGGCTTGTCGGCTGCGCAGCTCGCAGCACATGCCAACGCTTGTCAGAACGTGCCACCGAATTCCACGTTCCAGTCGTTGCAGAATGGCTTGGCTCAGGCCACGGGCGTCGTCTCCGGTTCGGTTGCGGCCGGCGTCAATCTCATGCCCGAACAGGGCAAGTCGTTCGACTGGGGCGCGGTGTATTCGCCGCACTATGTGCCGGGCCTGACGCTGAACGCGGACCTGTGGCGGATCTACCTGAACAACACGATCACCACCCCGAGCGCAACCGTGATCGCAGGTACCTGCTTCTCGAACGATTCCAGCCCGCTGTGTGCCCTGATCCATCGCCGTCCCAACGGCCAGGTCGCATTCATCAGCCAGCCGACCGTCAACCTGGGACGCCTCGATACCAGTGGCTTGGACGCGGGCGCGACCTACCAGATCCCGCAGATCGCCTGGGTGCCGGGCCAGTTCACCTTGTCCGTACTCGGCACCTACCTGACCCGCTACAACATCAACACTGTGCCGGGTTCGCCTGGTGGACAGGTCTACCATGTGGCCGGCCACTACTACAACGGCATCGGTTCGTATCCGCGCGTCCGTGGCCAAGCCAACCTGAACTGGCAGGACGGTCCGTGGAACGCCTCCTGGCGTGTCCAGTACATCGGGTCCGAAACCGCCGGCAGCTGGAACCCGGCCGAGAACCAGAACGGCGAGAGCGGCGCGCAGTTGTACGCCTTCCGTGTGCCGACCATCGTGTACAACTACGCGCAGGTGAGCTACAACATCCAGCCGATCAATACCACCGTGTCCGTCGGTGTGGACAATGTGTTCGACAAGCAGCCGCCGATCTTCACCCAGTCGATCACGCTCAACGCCGATACCGATGTGAACACGTACGACACGATCGGGCGCTTCTACTGGGCCCGCGCGACCGTCAAGTTCTGA
- a CDS encoding Monofunctional biosynthetic peptidoglycan transglycosylase gives MTDRGNVRPRRARTRRWLRRLVWLLLALVLATWLPVLILRFVPPVTSAYMVERALAARWHGERDFSIRYRWVPFERIAPVAPLAMVAGEDQTFPFNRGFDIASIRSAIDVAEAGGRLRGASTITQQVARNLFLWSGGGFFRKGLEAYFTVLIDVTWPKRRVLEVYANIAELGNGIYGVEAASQAFFHEPASRLTAHQAALLAAVLPNPRGWHADRPSPYIQRRAAWIERQMRQLGGVSYVLDLHPPKPADSSLSRGR, from the coding sequence ATGACCGACCGCGGCAACGTCCGTCCGCGGCGCGCGCGGACACGCCGCTGGCTGCGGCGATTGGTCTGGCTGCTGTTGGCGTTGGTGCTCGCGACCTGGCTGCCGGTGCTGATCCTGCGCTTCGTGCCGCCCGTCACCAGCGCCTACATGGTCGAACGTGCGCTCGCGGCGCGCTGGCACGGCGAGCGCGATTTCTCGATCCGCTACCGCTGGGTGCCGTTCGAACGGATCGCGCCGGTGGCGCCGCTGGCGATGGTCGCGGGCGAGGACCAGACCTTTCCGTTCAACCGCGGCTTCGACATCGCCTCGATCCGCTCGGCCATCGACGTCGCCGAAGCCGGCGGACGGCTGCGCGGCGCCAGCACCATCACCCAGCAGGTCGCACGCAACCTGTTCCTGTGGAGCGGCGGCGGATTCTTCCGCAAGGGGCTGGAAGCGTATTTCACGGTGCTGATCGACGTCACCTGGCCCAAGCGCCGCGTGCTGGAGGTGTACGCCAACATCGCCGAACTCGGTAACGGCATCTATGGCGTGGAAGCGGCGTCGCAGGCGTTCTTCCACGAGCCCGCGTCGCGCCTGACCGCGCACCAGGCCGCGCTGCTGGCCGCGGTGCTGCCCAATCCGCGCGGCTGGCACGCCGATCGCCCGTCGCCGTACATCCAGCGCCGTGCGGCGTGGATCGAGCGGCAGATGCGCCAATTGGGCGGCGTGTCGTACGTGCTCGACTTGCATCCGCCAAAACCCGCCGACTCGAGCCTTTCGCGCGGCCGCTGA
- a CDS encoding diguanylate cyclase/phosphodiesterase (GGDEF & EAL domains) with PAS/PAC sensor(s) has protein sequence MAGDVHHLAVPAAQPPAAADLLQASGDLWAATDLEHVEAAARALLDMLAPGVHVLRCPRDAVPAVHDGAGHRLQIALSENEVLVVNAGSDPARIALLQSAAERIGARIESLGKQAALAESVERIGRAERLQRALYAIADQASTAGSDITAMFQALHQIVGTLMYAENFYIALYDPRRDSVRFPYYADSVDPDPPHPSSDLSMADILHGPTWYVIREGRPLMGSLPQIGLQVHGPFHTTGAECMDWLGVPLTRGGEVVGCVVVQSYDEAHHYNEQDKSLLLYVAQHIQTALERRFAHAELEHRVGERTEALREANRVLQQQVLERQRGERLQAALFRIAELANTTESIDNFYAAVHRVVGGLLYARNFYIALLSEDGTELTFPYWVDERDRQIRSRKLANGLTEYVLKHGTALLANAPEIARLRSEGEVTQQGPDSVCWLGVPLVCAEHTVGALAVQSYSPEHHYTLRDQELLTFVSYHIANALERVRASESLRRAYSNLEHRVGERTRALALANRDLRAQIAERERIEARLKYETLHDSLTGLPNRSLLMQRLEHALERFHADSSRGFAVLFMDLDRFKVINDSVGHLVGDDLLFQAGGRIRACVKSEDVVARLGGDEFGVLLEGINDADKACRIAKRIIDDLNAPFRLGAKELFTSTSIGITLAAEHYRHPEELLRDADSAMYRAKADGRHRYAVFDEGLRREAVTLLEVESDLRRALTRGEFVPYYQPIVDLTDGSTVGHEALMRWRHPQRGVLLPGEFLSVAEDTGASETIDWQIFEQVCRDANALAASGGMFVGINLSARHFRNPELDQRLLRMLSEHNVPPAYLRVEVTERAMLENPPEAKRILETLRGTGISISLDDFGTGYSSLSYLHQYPVQALKIDRSFITSLATDSQSGSDAVIRTIIAMSKLLSMQVIAEGVETVEQRDLLVKMGCRFAQGFLYAPAQPLEVWTGSGVARDLPA, from the coding sequence ATGGCAGGCGACGTTCACCATCTGGCCGTTCCGGCCGCGCAGCCGCCCGCCGCAGCCGATTTGTTGCAAGCCAGCGGCGACCTGTGGGCAGCGACCGACCTCGAACATGTCGAGGCGGCCGCGCGCGCGCTGCTGGACATGCTGGCGCCGGGCGTGCATGTGCTGCGTTGCCCCAGGGACGCCGTGCCCGCCGTCCACGACGGCGCCGGACATCGGCTGCAGATCGCGCTGTCCGAGAACGAGGTCCTGGTCGTGAACGCGGGCAGCGATCCCGCCAGGATCGCGCTGCTGCAGTCCGCCGCCGAACGGATCGGCGCACGCATCGAGTCGCTGGGCAAGCAGGCCGCGCTCGCGGAATCGGTCGAACGCATCGGCCGCGCCGAGCGGCTGCAGCGCGCCCTGTACGCGATCGCCGACCAAGCCAGCACCGCCGGCTCCGACATCACCGCGATGTTCCAGGCGCTGCACCAGATCGTCGGCACCCTGATGTATGCGGAGAATTTCTACATCGCGCTGTACGACCCGCGTCGCGACAGCGTCCGCTTTCCCTACTATGCCGACAGCGTGGATCCCGATCCGCCACACCCGTCCAGCGACCTGTCGATGGCGGACATCCTGCACGGCCCGACCTGGTACGTGATCCGCGAAGGCAGGCCGCTGATGGGCTCGCTGCCGCAGATCGGCTTGCAGGTGCACGGTCCGTTTCACACCACCGGCGCCGAATGCATGGACTGGCTGGGCGTGCCGCTGACGCGTGGCGGCGAAGTCGTCGGCTGCGTGGTGGTGCAAAGTTACGACGAGGCGCACCACTACAACGAACAGGACAAGAGCCTGCTCCTGTACGTGGCGCAGCACATCCAGACCGCGCTGGAACGGCGCTTCGCGCATGCCGAGCTGGAGCACCGTGTCGGCGAACGCACCGAGGCGTTGCGCGAAGCCAATCGCGTGCTGCAGCAGCAGGTGCTGGAACGGCAGCGCGGCGAACGCCTGCAGGCGGCGCTGTTCCGCATTGCCGAGCTTGCCAACACCACCGAAAGCATCGACAACTTCTACGCCGCCGTGCACCGCGTGGTGGGCGGCCTGCTGTATGCGCGCAATTTCTACATCGCGCTGCTGTCCGAGGACGGCACCGAGCTGACGTTCCCCTATTGGGTGGACGAGCGCGACCGCCAGATCCGCTCGCGCAAGCTCGCCAACGGTCTCACCGAATACGTGCTGAAGCACGGCACCGCGCTGCTCGCGAACGCGCCCGAGATCGCGCGGCTGCGCAGCGAGGGCGAAGTGACGCAGCAGGGCCCCGATTCGGTGTGCTGGCTGGGCGTGCCGCTGGTGTGCGCCGAACACACGGTCGGCGCGCTGGCGGTGCAGAGCTATTCGCCCGAACACCACTACACGCTGCGCGACCAGGAACTGCTGACCTTCGTTTCCTACCACATCGCCAATGCGCTGGAACGGGTGCGCGCAAGCGAATCCCTGCGGCGCGCCTATTCCAACCTCGAACACCGCGTCGGCGAACGCACCCGCGCGCTGGCGCTGGCCAACCGCGATCTGCGCGCGCAGATCGCCGAGCGCGAACGCATCGAAGCGCGCCTGAAGTACGAGACGCTGCACGACTCATTGACCGGCCTGCCCAACCGCAGCCTGCTGATGCAGCGTCTGGAGCACGCGCTGGAGCGTTTCCACGCCGACTCCTCCAGGGGTTTCGCGGTGCTGTTCATGGACCTCGACCGCTTCAAGGTCATCAACGATTCGGTCGGACACCTGGTGGGCGACGACCTGCTGTTCCAGGCCGGCGGCCGCATCCGCGCCTGCGTCAAGTCCGAGGACGTGGTCGCGCGCCTCGGCGGCGACGAGTTCGGCGTGCTGCTGGAAGGCATCAACGACGCCGACAAGGCCTGCCGCATCGCCAAACGCATCATCGACGACCTCAACGCGCCGTTCCGGCTCGGCGCCAAGGAACTGTTCACCTCCACCTCGATCGGCATCACCCTGGCAGCCGAGCACTACCGCCATCCCGAAGAACTGCTGCGCGACGCCGACTCGGCGATGTACCGCGCCAAGGCCGACGGCCGGCACCGCTACGCGGTGTTCGACGAGGGCCTGCGGCGCGAGGCCGTGACCCTGCTGGAAGTCGAGAGCGACCTGCGCCGCGCGCTGACCCGCGGCGAGTTCGTGCCGTACTACCAGCCGATCGTGGACCTCACGGACGGCAGCACGGTCGGCCACGAAGCCCTGATGCGCTGGCGCCATCCGCAGCGCGGGGTGTTGCTGCCGGGCGAATTCCTCAGCGTCGCCGAGGACACCGGCGCTTCGGAGACCATCGACTGGCAGATTTTCGAACAGGTCTGCCGCGACGCCAACGCGCTGGCCGCGAGCGGCGGCATGTTCGTGGGCATCAACCTGTCGGCGCGGCACTTCCGCAACCCGGAACTGGACCAGCGCCTGCTGCGGATGCTGTCCGAACACAACGTGCCGCCGGCGTACCTGCGCGTCGAAGTCACCGAACGCGCGATGCTGGAGAACCCGCCCGAAGCCAAGCGCATCCTGGAAACCCTGCGCGGCACCGGGATCAGCATTTCGCTGGACGACTTCGGCACCGGTTATTCGTCGTTGTCGTACCTGCACCAGTATCCGGTGCAGGCGCTCAAGATCGACCGCTCGTTCATCACCAGCCTCGCCACCGACAGCCAGAGCGGCAGCGACGCGGTGATCCGCACCATCATCGCGATGTCCAAACTGCTGTCGATGCAGGTGATCGCCGAGGGCGTCGAAACCGTCGAACAGCGCGACCTGCTGGTCAAGATGGGCTGCCGCTTCGCACAGGGCTTCCTGTACGCGCCCGCGCAGCCGCTGGAAGTGTGGACCGGCAGCGGCGTGGCGCGCGACCTACCGGCATGA
- a CDS encoding TPR domain protein, producing MVVSRLHGLSPLAAQQVMATAQAIETGGPDLADARLAPLLASYPDHPEVLRLRAGIQNLRGDYSGAMAAMKRAVAKRPDDPLYYNTLGMILGQTGEYDAAIQSFRHACDLQPDLAIAWFNLGAMLMRCMRRAEATAALQRSVALNPGYMPARVLLGDLLRAENRIDQAAAEYRRVIAEQPWAGMAWWGLADLKTIRFVSGDIDQIRRAMRDSRANDNDMIAMGLALAKALDDEGRYAESLDALARAHAIARSRRTWSAEAFSAGMSRILDAFTPPPTPSPDAAAGQGVIFVTGLPRSGSTLVEQILASHSMVEGPGELTDLPMVLTEESDRLGKPYPAWVKQTRPEDWQRLGGRYLQRTAYWRERRPVFVDKLPGNWYHIGAIRAMLPAAKIICCRRDPVETCFSCYRQYLDNNEYARTFADLAAYWRDFDRSVAHWHALHPSHVHEHVYEQLIAEPEESIRALLEFCGLPFEEGCLRFHENKRDVSTPSAMQVRQPLRADTARAPRYGALLDPLRAALGLPPFAG from the coding sequence ATGGTGGTTTCGCGTCTGCATGGACTGAGCCCGCTTGCCGCACAACAGGTGATGGCCACTGCCCAGGCGATCGAGACGGGCGGCCCCGATCTCGCGGATGCGAGGCTCGCCCCCCTGCTGGCTTCCTATCCCGACCACCCCGAAGTCCTGCGCCTGCGCGCCGGCATCCAGAATCTGCGGGGAGACTACTCCGGCGCAATGGCCGCGATGAAGCGCGCGGTGGCCAAGCGTCCCGACGATCCCCTCTACTACAACACGCTGGGAATGATCCTCGGCCAGACGGGTGAGTATGACGCGGCCATCCAGTCATTCAGGCATGCCTGCGACCTGCAACCCGACCTTGCGATCGCCTGGTTCAACCTGGGTGCGATGCTGATGCGCTGCATGCGCCGCGCGGAAGCCACCGCCGCCCTGCAACGCTCGGTTGCACTCAACCCGGGGTACATGCCGGCGCGCGTGCTGCTGGGAGATTTGTTGCGCGCCGAAAACCGCATCGACCAGGCTGCGGCCGAATATCGCCGGGTCATCGCCGAGCAGCCGTGGGCCGGGATGGCGTGGTGGGGCCTGGCCGACCTCAAGACCATCCGGTTCGTATCCGGCGACATCGACCAGATCAGGCGCGCCATGCGTGACAGCCGCGCCAACGACAACGACATGATCGCCATGGGTCTCGCGCTGGCAAAGGCGCTCGACGACGAGGGTCGCTACGCCGAGTCGCTGGATGCCCTGGCGCGGGCGCATGCGATCGCGCGCAGCAGGAGAACATGGAGCGCGGAGGCCTTCAGCGCCGGGATGTCCAGGATCCTCGATGCGTTCACGCCGCCGCCGACGCCTTCTCCCGACGCGGCGGCGGGACAGGGCGTCATCTTCGTCACCGGCCTGCCGCGTTCCGGTTCCACTCTGGTCGAGCAGATTCTCGCGTCCCATTCGATGGTCGAGGGGCCGGGCGAACTGACGGATCTTCCGATGGTCCTGACCGAAGAATCGGATCGCCTGGGCAAACCGTATCCAGCCTGGGTGAAACAGACCCGACCGGAAGACTGGCAGCGTCTCGGCGGACGCTATCTGCAACGCACTGCGTACTGGCGTGAACGTCGACCCGTCTTCGTCGACAAGCTGCCCGGCAACTGGTACCACATCGGCGCGATCCGCGCGATGCTGCCGGCCGCGAAGATCATCTGCTGCCGCCGCGATCCGGTGGAGACCTGTTTTTCGTGCTATCGCCAATATCTCGACAACAACGAATACGCGCGTACCTTCGCCGACCTTGCGGCGTACTGGCGTGACTTCGACCGCAGCGTGGCTCATTGGCATGCGTTGCATCCCTCGCACGTACACGAACACGTCTACGAGCAACTGATCGCCGAACCAGAGGAAAGCATCCGCGCCCTGCTGGAATTCTGCGGCTTGCCGTTCGAGGAGGGTTGTCTGCGCTTCCACGAGAACAAGCGCGACGTCAGCACGCCCAGCGCCATGCAGGTACGCCAGCCCCTGCGCGCGGACACGGCCCGTGCACCGCGCTACGGCGCCTTGCTCGATCCGCTGCGTGCGGCGCTGGGACTCCCGCCGTTCGCGGGGTAA
- a CDS encoding Cytochrome c5, producing MSTHLTPSDRTFMKHFAMLIAGLAGTAVLLIIIGAFVWASLPKENNQGEVQRAGDRITPVAGVYAGNTGRAAMEAAKAAADKAAASQVAYGGTTDGKTIFGQLCTTCHSTGAAGAPRITDKAAWAPRIKQGIATLVKHAEDGYHGPDGYFMPPRGGNPALTDAQVEATVKWMVSQVQ from the coding sequence GTGAGCACGCATCTCACCCCATCCGACCGTACCTTCATGAAGCACTTTGCGATGCTGATCGCGGGGCTCGCGGGCACTGCGGTGCTCCTGATCATCATCGGCGCGTTCGTGTGGGCGTCGCTGCCCAAGGAAAACAACCAGGGCGAAGTGCAGCGGGCAGGCGACCGCATCACCCCGGTGGCGGGCGTGTACGCGGGCAACACCGGCCGCGCCGCGATGGAGGCCGCCAAGGCCGCCGCGGACAAGGCCGCGGCCTCGCAGGTCGCCTACGGCGGCACCACCGACGGCAAGACGATCTTCGGCCAGTTGTGCACCACCTGCCATTCGACCGGCGCCGCGGGCGCGCCCAGGATCACCGACAAGGCCGCGTGGGCGCCGCGCATCAAGCAGGGCATCGCGACGCTGGTCAAGCACGCCGAGGATGGCTACCACGGCCCCGACGGCTACTTCATGCCGCCGCGCGGCGGCAACCCGGCGCTGACCGACGCGCAGGTCGAAGCCACCGTGAAGTGGATGGTGTCGCAGGTGCAGTAA
- a CDS encoding Adenosylhomocysteinase, protein MNAVAKDSAQHDYNVRDLSQAELGRKRIRMAEQEMPGLMQIRARYAPQKPLKDVRVTGSLHMTKETAVLIETLAALGASVRWASCNIFSTQDDCAAAIAAAGIPVFAWKGETLEEYWQCTLDALTHPGMKGPELIVDDGGDATLLIHKGVEMEDGSKWVDEKGANHEEQVIKDLLKKTRTERPGFWKKVASEWRGVSEETTTGVHRLYQLAEAGKLLVPAINVNDSVTKSKFDNLYGCRESLADGIKRATDLMVAGKVAVVCGYGDVGKGCAHSLKGFGARVIVTEIDPICALQAAMEGFQVATVEDTLGIGDIYVTTTGNRDVITLEHMQRMKNHALVCNIGHFDNEIQVDRLQKAAKQTNIKPQVDLYTFPEGNSIYLLAEGRLVNLGCAHGHPSFVMSNSFSNQTLAQIDLWANKDKYEKTVYRLPKKLDEEVARLHLEQIGVKLTKLSQAQADYLGVPVEGPYKADHYRY, encoded by the coding sequence ATGAACGCTGTCGCCAAAGATTCCGCGCAACACGACTACAACGTCCGCGACCTGTCGCAAGCCGAGCTGGGCAGGAAACGCATCCGGATGGCCGAGCAGGAAATGCCGGGGCTGATGCAGATTCGCGCGCGTTACGCACCGCAGAAACCGCTGAAGGACGTGCGCGTCACGGGCTCCTTGCACATGACCAAGGAAACCGCGGTGCTGATCGAGACGCTGGCCGCGCTCGGCGCGTCGGTGCGCTGGGCCTCGTGCAACATCTTCTCGACCCAGGACGATTGCGCCGCCGCGATCGCCGCCGCCGGCATCCCGGTGTTCGCGTGGAAGGGTGAGACGCTGGAGGAATACTGGCAGTGCACACTGGACGCATTGACGCATCCCGGCATGAAAGGCCCCGAACTGATCGTGGACGACGGCGGCGACGCGACGCTGTTGATCCACAAGGGCGTGGAAATGGAAGACGGTTCCAAGTGGGTCGATGAAAAGGGCGCCAACCACGAGGAACAGGTCATCAAGGATCTGCTGAAGAAGACCCGCACCGAACGCCCCGGCTTCTGGAAGAAGGTCGCCAGCGAGTGGCGCGGCGTGTCCGAGGAAACCACGACCGGCGTGCATCGCCTGTACCAGCTCGCCGAAGCCGGCAAGCTCTTGGTGCCCGCGATCAACGTCAACGACTCGGTCACCAAGTCGAAGTTCGACAACCTGTATGGCTGCCGCGAATCGCTGGCCGACGGCATCAAGCGCGCGACCGACCTGATGGTCGCGGGCAAGGTCGCGGTAGTGTGCGGCTACGGCGACGTCGGCAAGGGCTGCGCGCATTCGCTGAAGGGCTTCGGCGCGCGCGTGATCGTCACCGAAATCGACCCGATCTGCGCGCTGCAGGCCGCGATGGAAGGTTTCCAGGTCGCGACCGTCGAGGACACGCTGGGGATCGGCGACATCTACGTCACCACCACCGGCAACCGCGACGTGATCACGCTGGAGCACATGCAGCGCATGAAGAACCACGCGCTGGTCTGCAACATCGGCCACTTCGACAACGAGATCCAGGTCGATCGCCTGCAGAAGGCCGCGAAGCAAACCAACATCAAGCCGCAGGTCGACCTCTACACCTTCCCCGAAGGCAACTCGATCTACCTGCTCGCCGAGGGCCGCCTCGTGAACCTCGGCTGCGCGCACGGCCATCCGTCGTTCGTGATGTCCAATTCGTTCTCGAACCAGACGCTCGCGCAGATCGACCTGTGGGCCAACAAGGACAAGTACGAAAAGACCGTCTACCGCCTGCCCAAGAAGCTGGACGAGGAAGTCGCGCGCCTGCACCTGGAACAGATCGGCGTCAAGCTCACCAAGCTCTCCCAGGCCCAGGCCGACTATCTCGGCGTGCCGGTGGAAGGGCCGTACAAGGCCGATCACTACCGCTACTGA
- a CDS encoding CBS domain protein — MRQVRHLLETKGNAVFTITPEAPVLDAIRMMAERGVGALLVMRGDALTGIVTERDYARKVILKGHSSRETPVSDIMTPSPTSVSPSTTVDECMRLCTQLRVRHLPVVEGNRLVGLVSIGDLVKAVIDDQAVEIDQLQRYIAG; from the coding sequence ATGCGACAGGTCAGGCATCTGCTTGAAACGAAGGGCAACGCGGTATTCACGATCACTCCGGAAGCGCCGGTGCTGGATGCGATTCGCATGATGGCCGAACGCGGTGTCGGTGCGTTGCTGGTGATGCGCGGCGACGCGCTGACGGGCATCGTCACCGAGCGCGACTACGCGCGCAAGGTGATCCTCAAAGGCCATTCCTCGCGCGAAACGCCGGTGTCGGACATCATGACCCCGTCGCCGACCAGCGTGTCGCCGTCCACCACCGTGGACGAATGCATGCGCTTGTGCACGCAACTGCGCGTGCGCCACCTGCCGGTGGTCGAAGGCAACCGGCTGGTCGGACTGGTGTCGATCGGCGACCTGGTCAAGGCCGTGATCGACGATCAGGCGGTCGAGATCGACCAGTTGCAGCGCTACATCGCGGGGTGA